One window of Leucobacter komagatae genomic DNA carries:
- a CDS encoding MetQ/NlpA family ABC transporter substrate-binding protein has protein sequence MIRSHKTRTIRVAAAAALAAGALALAGCASGPTVDSGDGGAAPAEPRVLKVAATTTPMPDVVLAAAEAIEAPYTIELVEVADYVQPNTMLAAGELDANFVQHPPFMEEFNAGNNASLVAVEPVYLTVVGTYSSKHDSMADIPENGHIVVPQDLSNQARALQMYADAGLIKLDPKVDKWDVTVADVTENPKKLKFTEVDLMQLNAAYPEADGVFLHGTFARQLGLVPGDDAIAVEQDPQFAVSLVSRADNQDSPEVKALAKAFHSDEVRAVLEKYEVPAAF, from the coding sequence ATGATCCGCTCCCACAAGACCCGTACGATTCGGGTGGCCGCCGCGGCTGCCCTCGCCGCAGGCGCGCTCGCCCTCGCGGGCTGCGCGAGCGGCCCGACGGTTGACTCGGGCGATGGCGGGGCTGCGCCCGCAGAACCGCGGGTGCTCAAGGTCGCTGCCACGACCACCCCGATGCCAGACGTTGTGTTGGCCGCGGCCGAGGCGATTGAGGCGCCCTACACGATCGAGCTCGTCGAGGTCGCCGACTACGTGCAGCCCAACACGATGCTCGCTGCCGGAGAGCTTGACGCGAACTTCGTTCAGCATCCGCCGTTCATGGAGGAGTTCAACGCTGGCAACAACGCCTCACTCGTCGCGGTCGAGCCTGTCTATCTCACCGTCGTCGGCACCTACTCGAGCAAGCACGACAGCATGGCTGACATCCCGGAGAACGGTCACATCGTCGTGCCGCAGGACCTCTCGAACCAGGCGCGGGCGCTCCAGATGTACGCAGACGCAGGCCTCATCAAGCTCGACCCCAAGGTCGACAAGTGGGATGTGACCGTCGCCGATGTCACGGAGAACCCGAAGAAGCTGAAGTTCACTGAGGTCGACCTCATGCAGCTGAACGCGGCATACCCTGAGGCCGATGGCGTGTTCCTGCACGGCACGTTCGCGCGTCAGCTCGGCCTCGTCCCAGGCGACGACGCGATCGCCGTGGAGCAGGATCCACAGTTTGCGGTGTCTCTCGTCAGCCGCGCTGACAACCAGGACTCCCCCGAGGTGAAAGCCCTCGCTAAGGCGTTCCACAGCGACGAAGTGCGCGCGGTGCTTGAGAAGTACGAGGTTCCCGCGGCGTTCTAG
- a CDS encoding methionine ABC transporter ATP-binding protein, whose product MIHSQLPAIQFQGVTRTFADGDRAVTALEDVTFHVPRESVFGVVGESGAGKSTLLRHMNGLDHPTRGTVLFDGVNLATLTKRELNQTRRRIGVVFQSFNLVANLTVRQNITLPLKLQRESNHRRVDELAEFVGLSDRMAHFPAQLSGGEKQRVAIARALVTSPTLLLCDEPTSALDTHTTGEILGLLRDTRDEFGTSIVLVTHELDAVKAICDTAAVFEAGRLREILPVSAAAAARGDSYLEHVRAELTA is encoded by the coding sequence ATGATTCACTCGCAGCTCCCCGCGATCCAGTTCCAGGGCGTCACCCGCACGTTTGCCGACGGCGACCGCGCCGTCACCGCACTCGAGGACGTCACGTTCCACGTACCGCGCGAGTCAGTGTTCGGCGTTGTGGGCGAGAGCGGCGCCGGCAAGTCGACGCTGCTTCGCCACATGAACGGGCTCGACCACCCGACGCGCGGCACCGTGCTCTTCGACGGCGTAAACCTCGCGACGCTCACGAAGCGCGAGCTGAACCAGACGAGGCGGCGCATCGGTGTCGTCTTCCAGTCGTTCAATCTCGTCGCAAACCTCACGGTTCGCCAGAACATCACGCTCCCGCTCAAGTTGCAGCGCGAGAGCAACCACCGGCGCGTGGACGAGCTCGCCGAGTTTGTTGGCCTGTCAGACCGCATGGCTCACTTTCCAGCGCAGCTCTCCGGCGGGGAGAAGCAGCGCGTCGCGATCGCCCGCGCGCTCGTGACAAGCCCGACGCTGCTGCTGTGCGACGAGCCGACCTCGGCGCTCGACACCCACACGACCGGCGAGATACTCGGGCTCCTGCGCGACACCCGCGACGAGTTCGGCACGAGCATCGTGCTCGTGACCCACGAACTCGACGCAGTGAAGGCGATCTGCGACACCGCGGCGGTGTTCGAGGCGGGCAGGCTTCGCGAGATCCTCCCCGTGTCCGCGGCCGCTGCCGCTCGTGGCGACAGCTACCTCGAGCACGTGCGCGCGGAGCTCACGGCATGA
- the sucC gene encoding ADP-forming succinate--CoA ligase subunit beta, which produces MDLYEYQARDLFERYGVPVLPGIVADTPEEVRAAAEKLGGVVVVKAQVKVGGRGKAGGVKVAKNPDEAFEAAQAILGLDIKGHTVNRVMVAAGADIKEEFYFSVLLDRANRSYLSLCSVEGGMEIEVLAVEKPEALARIEIDPIAGIDAAKAEEIARAAKFPEELVGKVVPVFQKLYEVYVGEDATLVEVNPLVLTGEGDIVALDGKVSLDENADFRQPGHVELEDKSAEDPLEAKAKAQDLNYVKLDGEVGVIGNGAGLVMSTLDVVAYAGENHGNVKPANFLDIGGGASAEVMAAGLDVILGDPQVKSVFVNVFGGITACDAVANGIVGALEKLGDAANKPLVVRLDGNNVEEGRRILNEANHPLVTQAATMDEGADKAAELANAR; this is translated from the coding sequence GTGGATCTGTACGAGTACCAGGCACGCGATCTTTTCGAACGATACGGGGTGCCGGTGCTCCCCGGCATCGTCGCTGACACCCCCGAGGAGGTGCGTGCAGCAGCCGAGAAGCTTGGTGGCGTCGTCGTCGTCAAGGCTCAGGTGAAGGTCGGCGGTCGCGGCAAGGCAGGCGGCGTGAAGGTCGCAAAGAACCCCGACGAGGCGTTCGAGGCTGCACAGGCCATCCTCGGCCTCGACATCAAGGGCCACACCGTCAACCGCGTCATGGTTGCCGCTGGCGCTGACATCAAGGAGGAGTTCTACTTCTCCGTGCTGCTCGACCGAGCAAACCGCTCCTACCTGTCGCTGTGCAGCGTCGAGGGTGGCATGGAGATTGAGGTGCTCGCAGTCGAGAAGCCCGAGGCTCTCGCGCGCATCGAGATCGATCCGATCGCAGGCATCGACGCAGCCAAGGCTGAGGAGATCGCACGCGCGGCGAAGTTCCCGGAGGAGCTCGTCGGTAAGGTCGTGCCCGTATTCCAGAAGCTTTACGAGGTGTACGTTGGCGAAGACGCAACGCTCGTCGAGGTGAACCCCCTCGTGCTCACGGGTGAGGGCGACATCGTCGCGCTCGACGGCAAGGTCTCGCTCGACGAGAACGCTGATTTCCGTCAGCCGGGCCACGTCGAGCTCGAGGACAAGAGCGCAGAGGATCCGCTGGAGGCGAAGGCCAAGGCGCAGGACCTCAACTACGTGAAGCTCGACGGCGAGGTCGGTGTCATCGGAAACGGTGCAGGCCTTGTGATGTCGACCCTCGACGTCGTCGCATACGCGGGCGAGAACCACGGCAACGTGAAGCCCGCCAACTTCCTGGACATCGGCGGCGGCGCATCGGCTGAGGTCATGGCCGCTGGCCTCGACGTCATCCTTGGTGACCCGCAGGTGAAGTCGGTCTTCGTGAACGTCTTCGGCGGCATCACCGCGTGTGACGCCGTCGCAAACGGCATCGTCGGCGCACTCGAGAAGCTCGGCGACGCGGCAAACAAGCCCCTCGTTGTGCGCCTCGACGGCAACAACGTCGAGGAGGGCCGTCGCATTCTCAACGAGGCGAACCACCCGCTCGTGACCCAGGCCGCCACGATGGACGAGGGCGCCGACAAGGCCGCCGAGCTCGCCAACGCACGCTGA
- the sucD gene encoding succinate--CoA ligase subunit alpha, whose amino-acid sequence MSIFLNKDSKVIVQGITGGEGTKHTARMLAAGTQVVGGVNARKAGTTVSHVDANGNAVELPVFASVAEAMEATGADVSVAFVPPAFTKDAAIEAIDASIGLLVIITEGVPVKDSAELWAHAKATGGKTRIIGPNCPGIITPGEALAGITPATITGKGPIGLVSKSGTLTYQMMYELRDLGFSTAIGIGGDPIIGTTHIDALEAFENDPETKAIVMIGEIGGDAEERAAEYIKANVTKPVVGYVAGFTAPEGKTMGHAGAIVSGSAGTAQAKKEALEAAGVKVGKTPTETAELLRAAFAQL is encoded by the coding sequence ATGTCGATCTTCCTGAACAAGGATTCAAAGGTCATCGTCCAGGGCATCACCGGCGGCGAAGGCACCAAGCACACCGCGCGCATGCTCGCGGCCGGCACCCAGGTCGTTGGCGGTGTGAACGCCCGCAAGGCCGGCACCACCGTGTCGCACGTGGACGCCAACGGCAATGCCGTCGAGCTCCCCGTGTTCGCTTCGGTCGCAGAGGCGATGGAGGCAACCGGTGCTGACGTGTCGGTCGCGTTCGTTCCGCCGGCCTTCACGAAGGACGCTGCGATTGAGGCTATCGACGCGAGCATAGGCCTCCTCGTTATCATCACCGAGGGCGTGCCCGTAAAGGACTCGGCTGAGCTCTGGGCTCACGCTAAGGCCACCGGCGGCAAGACCCGCATCATCGGCCCGAACTGCCCCGGCATCATCACCCCGGGCGAGGCTCTCGCAGGCATCACGCCTGCGACGATCACCGGCAAGGGCCCGATCGGCCTCGTGTCGAAGTCGGGTACCCTCACCTACCAGATGATGTACGAGCTCCGTGACCTCGGGTTCTCGACCGCGATCGGTATCGGCGGTGACCCCATCATCGGCACCACGCACATCGATGCGCTCGAGGCGTTCGAGAACGACCCCGAGACCAAGGCGATCGTGATGATCGGCGAGATCGGCGGCGACGCTGAGGAGCGCGCGGCTGAGTACATCAAGGCGAACGTGACGAAGCCGGTCGTCGGCTACGTTGCCGGCTTCACCGCGCCCGAGGGCAAGACGATGGGCCACGCTGGCGCAATCGTCTCGGGCTCGGCTGGTACCGCGCAGGCAAAGAAGGAGGCCCTTGAGGCCGCAGGCGTGAAGGTTGGCAAGACCCCGACCGAGACCGCTGAGCTGCTGCGCGCTGCGTTCGCACAGCTGTAA
- a CDS encoding methionine ABC transporter permease has product MNAIISELGRVFGEHGAEIATAMAETGYMVLASIVFAVLIGLPLGVTITLTRAGGLLENHKVWLVADLYVTVVRSFPFLLFVVFMIPLTRLVFGTSFGTVAATFPLAFVAVAIYARLTEQILLELPSGLWQAAAAMGATVPQTVFRFLLVDGRSGLVYALTSATVSFVSYSTVLGVVGGGGIGDFAMRYGYQRYDFTLMYLTILLIVTCVVLLQALGHRVSRALDKR; this is encoded by the coding sequence ATGAACGCGATCATTTCGGAACTCGGCCGCGTGTTCGGCGAGCACGGCGCCGAGATCGCGACGGCGATGGCCGAGACGGGGTACATGGTGCTCGCCTCGATCGTGTTCGCGGTGCTCATCGGGTTGCCGCTCGGGGTCACGATCACGCTCACCCGCGCCGGTGGTCTGCTGGAGAACCACAAGGTCTGGCTCGTCGCCGACCTCTACGTGACCGTCGTGCGATCGTTCCCGTTCCTGCTGTTCGTTGTGTTTATGATCCCGCTCACTCGGCTCGTGTTCGGCACAAGTTTCGGCACCGTCGCGGCCACGTTCCCGCTCGCCTTCGTCGCCGTCGCGATCTACGCCAGACTGACCGAGCAGATCCTCCTCGAGCTGCCGAGTGGCCTGTGGCAGGCGGCGGCCGCGATGGGCGCGACGGTGCCGCAAACCGTCTTCCGCTTCCTGCTCGTCGACGGCCGGTCGGGCCTCGTCTACGCGCTCACCTCGGCGACGGTGAGCTTCGTGTCGTACTCGACGGTGCTTGGCGTCGTCGGCGGTGGCGGTATCGGGGACTTCGCTATGCGGTACGGCTACCAGCGCTACGACTTCACCCTCATGTACCTCACCATCCTGCTCATCGTCACCTGCGTCGTGCTACTCCAGGCCCTCGGCCACAGGGTGTCACGCGCGCTCGACAAGCGTTAG